The Arachis hypogaea cultivar Tifrunner chromosome 14, arahy.Tifrunner.gnm2.J5K5, whole genome shotgun sequence genome has a segment encoding these proteins:
- the LOC112743659 gene encoding uncharacterized protein isoform X1: MLTPSANSRLKRKMLETQTQCSEEKEEPRELDSKIGKVDRVLGSPQDPNVRSGAIFILENASLKKGLVKKEWKILNSHDDANLLLKQNKSLNDYRPDIVFEALRSVIDSPLNKYGLVEAIFVKIDGGALFEIKPHVRIPRTCKRFCGLIVDLLRKSRVCAKDTNEVLIRVVEEPVMRHLPVNSHIVGLSYNSKKVVHIDDYVSSLSDHMTPVFVVGAMVNGKVKEDHTHDYISVSDYPLGAKCCVGLICDALEQKWKLF; encoded by the exons ATGCTCACTCCAAGTGCAAACAGTAGGCTGAAGCGTAAGATGCTTGAGACACAAACCCAATGCAGTGAAGAGAAAGAAGAGCCTAGAGAACTTGATAGTAAAATTGGAAAAGTTGATAGGGTGCTTGGTTCTCCACAGGATCCTAATGTTAGGTCGGGTGCCATATTTATATTGGAAAATGCTTCGCTGAAGAAAGGACTCGTTAAAaag GAGTGGAAAATCCTCAATTCACATGATGATGCCAATCTTCTGTTGAAGCAAAATAAGAGTCTTAATGATTATCGACCAGACATTGTTTTTGAG GCACTCCGTAGTGTTATTGATAGTCCACTTAATAAATATGGTTTGGTGGAagctatatttgtgaaaattgatGGAGGAGCCCTATTTGAAATCAAGCCACATGTTCGCATTCCTCGAACTTGTAAACGTTTCTGTGGTCTCATAG TGGATTTGCTTAGAAAGTCTCGTGTTTGTGCTAAAGATACAAATGAAGTACTTATTCGTGTTGTTGAAGAGCCTGTAATGCGCCATTTACCAGTCAATTCTCATATAGTAG GCCTCTCTTATAATTCAAAGAAGGTGGTCCACATAGATGACTATGTTTCTTCCCTAAGTGATCATATGACGCCtgtttttgtg GTGGGTGCAATGGTAAATGGGAAAGTAAAAGAAGACCACACACATGATTATATTTCtg TTTCTGATTATCCACTTGGTGCTAAATGCTGCGTAGGCCTTATCTGTGATGCATTGGAGCAAAAATGGAAGCTATTCTGA
- the LOC112743659 gene encoding uncharacterized protein isoform X2: MLTPSANSRLKRKMLETQTQCSEEKEEPRELDSKIGKVDRVLGSPQDPNVRSGAIFILENASLKKGLVKKEWKILNSHDDANLLLKQNKSLNDYRPDIVFEALRSVIDSPLNKYGLVEAIFVKIDGGALFEIKPHVRIPRTCKRFCGLIGLSYNSKKVVHIDDYVSSLSDHMTPVFVVGAMVNGKVKEDHTHDYISVSDYPLGAKCCVGLICDALEQKWKLF, encoded by the exons ATGCTCACTCCAAGTGCAAACAGTAGGCTGAAGCGTAAGATGCTTGAGACACAAACCCAATGCAGTGAAGAGAAAGAAGAGCCTAGAGAACTTGATAGTAAAATTGGAAAAGTTGATAGGGTGCTTGGTTCTCCACAGGATCCTAATGTTAGGTCGGGTGCCATATTTATATTGGAAAATGCTTCGCTGAAGAAAGGACTCGTTAAAaag GAGTGGAAAATCCTCAATTCACATGATGATGCCAATCTTCTGTTGAAGCAAAATAAGAGTCTTAATGATTATCGACCAGACATTGTTTTTGAG GCACTCCGTAGTGTTATTGATAGTCCACTTAATAAATATGGTTTGGTGGAagctatatttgtgaaaattgatGGAGGAGCCCTATTTGAAATCAAGCCACATGTTCGCATTCCTCGAACTTGTAAACGTTTCTGTGGTCTCATAG GCCTCTCTTATAATTCAAAGAAGGTGGTCCACATAGATGACTATGTTTCTTCCCTAAGTGATCATATGACGCCtgtttttgtg GTGGGTGCAATGGTAAATGGGAAAGTAAAAGAAGACCACACACATGATTATATTTCtg TTTCTGATTATCCACTTGGTGCTAAATGCTGCGTAGGCCTTATCTGTGATGCATTGGAGCAAAAATGGAAGCTATTCTGA